Proteins from a single region of Bacteroidota bacterium:
- a CDS encoding glycosyltransferase, producing the protein MTDSATPPASAPDPAGLNRVGAVVVNYGTPDLTRAAVWSLRSHYPALRIAVVENASPDDSAEQLRRLAAEAPPVDLLEPGENLHHGPGLDAGIRHLGTPWALVFDSDCIAYRGGFLEAMLAEAEAHDAYMVGQVHRVSEGGFDLAETSSERAYTYVHPKCALVRTAPYLTLPPFAKHGAPCLANEIAAAERGLGLHPFPVNDYVFHLGEGTVSRYGYGLGARSVLGRLRHLAARLRVGLSR; encoded by the coding sequence ATGACCGATTCGGCCACGCCCCCTGCGTCCGCACCCGATCCGGCCGGTCTCAACAGGGTCGGCGCGGTCGTCGTCAACTACGGAACGCCGGACCTGACGCGGGCGGCGGTGTGGTCGCTGCGGAGTCACTACCCGGCCCTCCGCATCGCGGTCGTGGAGAACGCCTCGCCGGACGACTCGGCCGAGCAGCTTCGCCGCCTCGCCGCCGAGGCTCCGCCCGTCGACCTCCTCGAACCGGGTGAGAACCTCCACCACGGCCCCGGCCTCGACGCCGGCATCCGTCACCTCGGCACGCCCTGGGCGCTCGTCTTCGACTCCGACTGCATCGCCTACCGGGGCGGCTTTCTGGAGGCCATGCTCGCGGAGGCGGAGGCGCACGACGCCTACATGGTCGGGCAGGTCCACCGCGTGAGCGAAGGCGGCTTCGACCTCGCCGAGACCTCCTCCGAGCGGGCGTACACCTACGTGCACCCGAAGTGCGCGCTCGTCCGCACCGCCCCGTACCTTACCCTCCCGCCCTTTGCGAAGCACGGCGCGCCCTGCCTCGCCAACGAGATCGCCGCCGCCGAGCGCGGTCTGGGGCTGCACCCGTTTCCGGTCAACGACTACGTCTTCCACCTCGGCGAGGGCACCGTCTCGCGCTACGGCTACGGCCTCGGCGCGCGCAGCGTCCTCGGCCGGCTCCGCCACCTTGCTGCTCGCCTTCGGGTCGGCCTCTCCCGCTGA
- the rfbC gene encoding dTDP-4-dehydrorhamnose 3,5-epimerase: protein MTTTETHLPGLLLFEPRVFEDARGAFRECYHADRYRAHGLDADFVQDNLSRSKRGVLRGLHFQKRYPQGKLLWVVRGTIFDVAVDLRPGPTFGQHVAVELSEANGRQLWVPPGFAHGFCALSDQADVFYKCTDLYRPDDEGGLRWDDPAFGIDWPIAEPILSDRDRQHPTLAELEPEDLPHVEGVLTGAP from the coding sequence ATGACCACGACTGAAACACACCTCCCCGGCCTGCTCCTCTTCGAGCCGCGCGTGTTCGAGGATGCGCGCGGGGCCTTCCGCGAGTGCTACCACGCCGACCGGTACCGGGCGCACGGCCTCGACGCGGACTTCGTGCAGGACAACCTCTCGCGCTCGAAGCGAGGCGTGCTGCGCGGACTGCACTTCCAGAAGCGGTATCCGCAGGGCAAGCTGCTCTGGGTCGTGCGCGGCACCATCTTCGACGTGGCCGTCGACCTGCGGCCGGGGCCGACGTTTGGGCAGCACGTCGCCGTTGAACTATCCGAGGCGAACGGGCGGCAGCTCTGGGTCCCGCCCGGCTTCGCGCACGGCTTCTGCGCCCTCTCCGACCAGGCCGATGTGTTCTACAAGTGCACCGACCTCTACCGCCCCGACGACGAGGGCGGCCTCCGCTGGGACGACCCCGCCTTCGGCATCGACTGGCCCATCGCCGAGCCGATCCTCTCGGACCGGGACCGGCAGCATCCGACGCTCGCCGAGCTAGAGCCGGAAGACCTGCCCCACGTCGAGGGTGTGCTGACGGGCGCGCCGTGA
- a CDS encoding putative toxin-antitoxin system toxin component, PIN family translates to MRVFLDTNVLVSGFATRGLSADVVRHVMAEHDLVLAEVVLTELRRVLLDKFGLPARRVGEIEVLLRRYPVEPRPTEPTGIEVRDIDDAWVLASALAAEAEVLVTGDKDLLDVQDEVDALRILTPRAFWEAVRG, encoded by the coding sequence GTGAGGGTCTTCCTCGACACGAACGTGCTCGTGAGCGGTTTCGCCACGCGAGGGCTGAGCGCGGATGTTGTCCGGCATGTCATGGCCGAGCACGATCTGGTTCTGGCCGAAGTCGTGCTGACCGAGCTTCGGCGCGTGCTGCTTGACAAATTCGGTCTTCCCGCAAGGCGAGTTGGCGAAATCGAAGTCTTACTCCGACGGTACCCGGTCGAACCAAGGCCGACAGAGCCGACCGGGATCGAAGTGCGGGACATAGACGACGCTTGGGTGCTGGCCTCGGCGCTGGCAGCGGAAGCCGAGGTGCTCGTCACGGGAGACAAGGACTTGCTGGACGTGCAGGACGAGGTGGATGCTCTGCGCATCCTGACCCCCCGCGCGTTCTGGGAAGCAGTACGTGGCTGA
- the rfbD gene encoding dTDP-4-dehydrorhamnose reductase has product MTVLVTGAGGQLGRELVRAGGDRVIGLTRARLDITDREAVRQAMEMHAPTVVLNAAAYTAVDRAESEPEAAFAVNRDGPAYLADACAEAGIPLLHVSTDYVFDGTKGAPYTEDDKANPLGIYGQSKWAGEEAVRARLDRHVVLRTSWVFSAHGHNFVKTVLRLSRERDALRIVADQHGTPTAAADLARAALQIAERLATDPDAPHGTFHFAGMPATTWHGLAEAVVEEARRHGSVRAERAEPIPTSAYPTPARRPADARLDTSCLTDVWGIAPPSWRDALREVVAACMEPAR; this is encoded by the coding sequence GTGACCGTTCTCGTTACCGGAGCAGGTGGTCAACTCGGGCGCGAGCTGGTGCGGGCCGGCGGGGACCGGGTCATCGGGCTGACGCGCGCCAGGTTGGACATCACCGACCGCGAGGCGGTGCGCCAGGCGATGGAGATGCATGCGCCGACAGTCGTCCTCAACGCGGCGGCCTACACGGCGGTGGACCGCGCCGAGTCGGAGCCGGAGGCCGCCTTCGCTGTCAACCGCGACGGCCCGGCGTACCTGGCCGACGCCTGCGCCGAGGCGGGCATCCCGCTCCTCCACGTCTCGACGGACTACGTCTTCGACGGGACGAAAGGCGCGCCCTACACGGAGGACGACAAGGCGAACCCGCTCGGGATTTACGGACAGAGCAAGTGGGCCGGCGAGGAGGCCGTCCGCGCCCGCCTCGACCGGCACGTCGTCCTCCGCACGAGCTGGGTCTTCAGCGCGCACGGGCACAACTTCGTCAAAACGGTGCTTCGCCTCAGCCGCGAGCGCGATGCCCTGCGCATCGTCGCCGACCAGCACGGCACCCCGACCGCCGCCGCCGACCTCGCCCGCGCTGCGTTGCAGATCGCCGAGCGTCTCGCCACCGACCCGGATGCACCGCACGGAACGTTTCACTTCGCCGGGATGCCTGCGACGACCTGGCACGGCCTCGCCGAAGCGGTCGTCGAAGAAGCCCGGCGGCACGGCTCGGTCCGCGCCGAGCGCGCCGAGCCGATCCCGACGAGCGCCTACCCGACCCCAGCCCGTCGCCCGGCCGACGCCCGGCTCGACACGTCGTGCCTGACCGACGTCTGGGGTATTGCCCCACCGTCCTGGCGCGACGCCCTGCGCGAGGTGGTGGCCGCATGTATGGAGCCTGCGAGGTAG
- a CDS encoding DUF427 domain-containing protein: MADSMKGLGGRNLPPYWDRFDRLQRTAGQLLGARAAPRGVFRFATHAEADAWNQTHRRPPPPAPPSVMTRRIEPGPGQESVWDYPRPPALEPVAERVRVEFGGETIADTTRALRILETSHPPTLYLPPDDIRLEFLTRTARTSGCEFKGRAVYFDVEVNGQRAAAAAWSYPEPAPRYADLKDHLAFYPSRMDACWIGDERVQAQEGDFYGGWITSKVVGPFKGAPGTWGW; this comes from the coding sequence ATGGCCGACTCGATGAAAGGGCTCGGCGGGCGCAACCTGCCCCCCTACTGGGACCGCTTCGACCGACTCCAGCGCACGGCGGGCCAGCTCCTCGGCGCGCGCGCTGCCCCTCGGGGCGTCTTCCGGTTCGCCACCCACGCCGAGGCTGACGCATGGAACCAGACCCACCGGCGTCCTCCACCCCCTGCTCCCCCTTCTGTCATGACCCGTCGCATCGAACCCGGCCCCGGCCAAGAGTCCGTCTGGGACTACCCCCGTCCGCCCGCGCTCGAACCGGTCGCCGAGCGCGTCCGCGTCGAATTCGGCGGCGAGACGATTGCCGACACCACGCGCGCGCTCCGCATCCTGGAGACGAGCCACCCGCCGACGCTCTACCTCCCGCCGGACGACATCCGCCTAGAGTTCCTCACCCGGACGGCCCGCACGAGCGGCTGCGAGTTCAAAGGCCGCGCAGTTTATTTCGATGTCGAGGTGAACGGGCAGCGCGCGGCTGCCGCCGCTTGGAGCTACCCCGAGCCCGCCCCGCGCTACGCCGACCTCAAGGACCACCTCGCGTTCTATCCGAGCCGGATGGACGCCTGCTGGATTGGCGACGAGCGCGTGCAGGCGCAGGAGGGCGACTTCTACGGCGGATGGATCACCTCGAAGGTCGTCGGCCCGTTCAAGGGCGCGCCGGGGACATGGGGCTGGTGA
- a CDS encoding UDP-glucose/GDP-mannose dehydrogenase family protein, whose translation MKIGVIGTGYVGLVSGACFAEMGNDVICVDIDERKVEKLSRGELTLFEPGIERFLERNLREERLTFTTNLADAVEAATILFLALPTPPGEDGSADLSYVLGVAGDIADLLKANDWGYRVIVDKSTVPVGTADKVTEIMEQRGLTAGTDFNVVSNPEFLREGVAVEDFMKPERVVIGTDSEQAAELMTQLYEPFVRSGNPIIVMDEKSAEMTKYAANSLLATKITFMNEIANVCERVGADVDKVRHGIGTDSRIGPKFLYAGIGFGGSCFPKDVQALARTSNENDYSFEILESVLRVNDRQRGLMAERVVEHFGGDVSGKRFAVWGLAFKPNTDDVREAPAHVIIRALTERGAEVVAFDPEAIETTRDVLGEGDLGSGSVSYAADSYSALVRADALLICTEWPEFRRPDFERMQRLLAEPLIFDGRNLYDTDRMAEAGFEYHSVGRPFVAPRRDAVAQNGQA comes from the coding sequence GTCGAGAAGCTGAGCCGAGGTGAGCTGACCCTCTTCGAGCCCGGCATCGAGCGCTTCCTCGAACGCAACCTCCGCGAGGAGCGCCTGACCTTCACCACGAACCTCGCCGACGCCGTCGAGGCCGCAACCATCCTCTTCCTCGCGCTCCCGACGCCGCCCGGCGAGGACGGCTCGGCCGACCTTTCCTACGTCCTCGGCGTTGCCGGCGACATCGCCGACCTCCTCAAGGCTAACGACTGGGGCTACCGCGTGATCGTCGACAAGAGCACGGTGCCCGTCGGGACCGCCGACAAGGTGACCGAGATCATGGAGCAGCGCGGCCTGACGGCGGGCACGGACTTCAACGTCGTCTCGAACCCCGAGTTTTTGCGCGAGGGCGTCGCCGTCGAGGACTTCATGAAGCCCGAGCGCGTCGTGATCGGCACCGACAGCGAGCAGGCCGCCGAACTGATGACGCAGCTCTACGAGCCGTTCGTCCGCTCCGGCAACCCCATCATTGTGATGGACGAGAAAAGTGCCGAGATGACGAAGTACGCCGCCAACTCGCTCCTGGCGACCAAGATCACGTTCATGAACGAGATCGCGAACGTCTGCGAGCGCGTCGGCGCGGACGTGGACAAGGTGCGCCACGGCATCGGGACCGACAGCCGCATCGGGCCGAAGTTCCTCTACGCCGGGATCGGCTTCGGTGGAAGCTGCTTCCCCAAGGACGTGCAGGCCCTCGCCCGGACCTCGAACGAGAACGACTACTCGTTCGAAATCCTCGAGTCCGTCCTCCGCGTCAACGACCGGCAGCGCGGCCTGATGGCCGAGCGCGTGGTCGAGCACTTCGGCGGCGACGTCTCGGGCAAGCGCTTCGCCGTCTGGGGCCTGGCCTTCAAGCCCAACACCGACGACGTGCGCGAGGCCCCGGCCCACGTCATCATCCGCGCCCTCACCGAGCGCGGGGCCGAGGTCGTCGCCTTCGACCCCGAGGCCATCGAGACGACGCGCGACGTGCTCGGCGAAGGCGACCTGGGCAGCGGCTCGGTCTCCTACGCCGCCGACTCGTACAGCGCCCTCGTCCGCGCCGACGCGCTCCTGATCTGCACCGAGTGGCCCGAGTTCCGCCGCCCGGACTTCGAGCGGATGCAGCGCCTGCTCGCCGAGCCGCTGATCTTCGACGGGCGCAACCTCTACGACACCGACCGCATGGCCGAGGCCGGCTTCGAGTACCACTCCGTCGGCCGCCCGTTCGTGGCCCCCAGGCGCGACGCGGTCGCGCAGAACGGCCAAGCCTGA
- a CDS encoding ABC-F family ATP-binding cassette domain-containing protein, giving the protein MIYLTNVSVAFGGQVVLDGLTWAVRPGVRTGLVGPNGAGKSTLLRAIAGSQPVDGGEVSFEGGTTVGYLTQDVQEMPGETTVLDAALGAFSDVLDAERAVEDLTRELEAMNTDGADHASDAYMKRVERLTRAQADLDRMEGHLIRPKTESVLSGLGFEADDMERPLRTFSGGWRMRVALARLLLQNPSVLLLDEPTNHLDIESIDWLEGYLKSYPGAVVLVSHDRYFLDRMVTSIAELYAGKATEYAGNYAFYLEERKERRALQQAAYDNQQREIAQMERFVERFRAKATKASQAQSRIKMLEKMERIAPPPSEEAAIHFRFPEPPRSGRSVLDVSSFSKTYPNPEGGTIEVFDDAGPLLVERGDKIALIGKNGAGKSTLARILDGQEPFEGTREVGYQVQPAFFAQHQADTISHTLTALDALREVSRGQTETELRSLLGAFLFQGDDVFKTVGVLSGGERSRLALARTLLSPANFLILDEPTNHLDMASKAVLVEALRQYAGTFVVVSHDRHFLDQIVTSVWWVDHRGLRVYDGSYSDFVWQREKQGQPTSASGDGQASAPPRPAASKPKPSGGKKTKEQKRREAEERNRLYQAMQNGKKPGTIEDPKLLARLVEKLENEVAAKEEEKDALEAKLADPAFYQQAEAFQETMRAFGEVEAELKDLMKRWEDAAAKLEAASA; this is encoded by the coding sequence ATGATCTACCTCACGAACGTCTCGGTCGCCTTCGGCGGGCAGGTCGTGCTCGACGGGCTGACGTGGGCCGTCCGGCCGGGCGTCCGCACGGGCCTTGTCGGGCCGAACGGGGCGGGGAAGTCGACGCTCCTCCGGGCGATCGCGGGGTCGCAGCCGGTGGACGGGGGCGAGGTCTCGTTCGAGGGCGGGACGACGGTGGGCTACCTCACGCAGGACGTGCAGGAGATGCCGGGCGAGACGACCGTCCTCGACGCCGCGCTGGGCGCGTTCTCGGACGTGCTCGACGCCGAGCGGGCCGTCGAGGACCTGACGCGGGAACTGGAGGCGATGAACACCGACGGCGCAGACCACGCCTCCGACGCCTACATGAAGCGCGTCGAGCGCCTCACGCGCGCGCAGGCCGACCTCGACCGGATGGAGGGCCACCTGATCCGGCCCAAGACCGAGTCGGTCCTCTCCGGGCTGGGCTTCGAGGCCGACGACATGGAGCGCCCGCTGCGGACGTTCTCCGGCGGCTGGCGGATGCGCGTCGCGCTTGCCCGGCTCCTCCTCCAGAACCCGTCGGTCCTCCTCCTGGACGAGCCGACCAACCACCTCGACATCGAGTCCATCGACTGGCTCGAAGGCTACCTCAAGAGCTACCCCGGGGCCGTCGTCCTCGTCTCGCACGACCGCTACTTCCTCGACCGAATGGTGACGAGCATCGCCGAGCTCTACGCGGGCAAGGCGACGGAGTACGCGGGCAACTATGCTTTCTATCTAGAAGAGCGGAAGGAGCGGCGGGCGCTCCAGCAGGCGGCCTACGACAACCAGCAGCGCGAGATCGCCCAGATGGAGCGGTTCGTCGAGCGTTTTCGGGCGAAGGCCACGAAGGCTTCGCAGGCGCAGAGCCGGATCAAGATGCTGGAGAAGATGGAGCGCATCGCCCCGCCGCCGAGCGAGGAGGCCGCGATCCACTTCCGCTTCCCCGAGCCGCCGCGCTCCGGCCGGTCCGTCCTCGACGTGTCCTCGTTCTCGAAGACCTACCCCAACCCCGAGGGCGGCACGATCGAGGTCTTCGATGACGCCGGCCCGCTGCTCGTCGAGCGCGGCGACAAGATCGCCCTCATCGGGAAGAACGGCGCGGGCAAGTCGACGCTCGCCAGAATTCTCGACGGGCAGGAGCCGTTCGAGGGGACCCGCGAGGTCGGCTACCAGGTCCAGCCCGCGTTCTTCGCCCAGCACCAGGCCGACACCATCAGCCACACCCTGACGGCACTCGACGCCCTGCGGGAAGTCTCGCGCGGGCAGACCGAGACCGAGCTTCGGTCGCTCCTCGGCGCGTTCCTGTTCCAGGGCGACGACGTGTTCAAGACGGTCGGCGTGCTCTCCGGCGGCGAGCGCTCCCGCCTCGCCCTCGCCCGGACGCTCCTCTCCCCCGCCAACTTCCTCATCCTCGACGAGCCGACGAACCACCTCGACATGGCGAGCAAAGCCGTCCTCGTCGAGGCGCTCCGGCAGTACGCCGGGACATTCGTCGTCGTCAGCCACGACCGCCACTTCCTCGACCAGATCGTGACGAGTGTGTGGTGGGTCGACCACCGCGGGCTGCGGGTCTACGACGGCAGCTACTCCGACTTCGTCTGGCAGCGCGAGAAGCAGGGGCAACCGACCAGCGCTTCAGGCGATGGGCAGGCCAGCGCGCCGCCACGGCCCGCCGCCTCGAAGCCGAAGCCGTCGGGCGGCAAGAAAACGAAGGAGCAGAAGCGCCGCGAGGCCGAGGAGCGCAACCGGCTCTACCAGGCGATGCAGAACGGCAAGAAGCCGGGCACGATTGAGGACCCGAAGCTGCTCGCTCGCCTCGTCGAGAAGCTGGAGAACGAGGTCGCGGCGAAGGAGGAGGAGAAAGACGCGCTCGAAGCCAAGCTCGCCGACCCGGCGTTCTACCAGCAGGCCGAGGCCTTCCAGGAGACCATGCGCGCCTTCGGCGAGGTCGAGGCCGAGCTAAAGGACCTGATGAAGCGCTGGGAAGACGCCGCCGCCAAGCTCGAAGCCGCGAGCGCCTGA
- the rfbA gene encoding glucose-1-phosphate thymidylyltransferase RfbA, with the protein MKGIILAGGAGTRLYPLTLAVSKQLMPVYDKPLVYYPLSTLMLAGIREVLVVSTPRDLPLFERLLGDGASWGMVFSYAEQPAPKGIAEAFLLGEDFIGGDGVALVLGDNIFYGQGLSGRLQRAAQQAEGATVFGYRVRDPERYGVVTFDDTGRAIDITEKPARPTSNYAVTGLYFYDNAVVDIARTLAPSDRGELEITDVNRAYLERGDLRVETLGRGTAWLDTGTHAALLEAAHFIEVVESRQGLKIACPEEVAYRMGYIDAARLEALAEPLAKSAYGEYLLGLL; encoded by the coding sequence ATGAAAGGCATCATCCTCGCCGGCGGGGCCGGCACCCGGCTCTACCCGCTGACGCTCGCCGTGAGCAAGCAGCTCATGCCGGTCTACGACAAGCCCCTGGTCTACTACCCGCTCTCGACCCTGATGCTGGCGGGCATCCGCGAGGTCCTCGTCGTCTCGACGCCCCGCGACCTCCCGCTGTTCGAGCGGCTCCTCGGCGACGGTGCGTCCTGGGGTATGGTCTTTTCCTATGCTGAGCAGCCCGCGCCGAAAGGCATCGCCGAGGCGTTTCTGCTCGGCGAGGACTTCATCGGCGGCGACGGGGTGGCGCTCGTGCTCGGCGACAACATTTTCTACGGGCAGGGTCTCTCGGGGCGGCTCCAGCGCGCCGCGCAGCAGGCCGAGGGCGCAACCGTCTTCGGCTACCGCGTCCGCGATCCTGAGCGCTACGGCGTCGTCACGTTCGACGACACCGGCCGGGCCATCGACATTACCGAGAAGCCGGCGCGCCCGACCTCCAACTACGCAGTGACGGGGCTGTATTTCTACGACAACGCCGTCGTGGACATCGCCCGCACCCTCGCGCCTTCGGATCGGGGCGAGTTGGAGATCACCGATGTCAACCGGGCCTACCTGGAGCGCGGCGATCTCCGCGTAGAAACGCTGGGACGGGGGACGGCGTGGCTCGACACGGGGACGCACGCGGCGCTGCTCGAAGCGGCCCACTTCATCGAGGTCGTCGAGAGCCGGCAGGGGCTGAAGATCGCCTGCCCCGAGGAGGTGGCCTACCGGATGGGCTACATCGACGCCGCCCGGCTCGAAGCGCTCGCCGAGCCCCTCGCCAAGAGCGCGTACGGGGAGTACCTTCTAGGGCTGTTGTAA
- a CDS encoding UDP-glucuronic acid decarboxylase family protein, giving the protein MPRTLITGGAGFLGSHLCDRFIAEGHEVVCMDNFITGNPDNVAHLVGHERFEIVRHDVSTYVYVAGDLDYILHFASPASPIDYLKLPIQTLKVGALGTHNLLGLAKAKAARFLLASTSEVYGDPEVHPQQETYWGNVNPVGFRGVYDEAKRFAEAMTMAYHRVHGVETRIVRIFNTYGPRMRLDDGRALPAFMGQALRGEPITVFGDGSQTRSFQFVDDLVEGIHRLLMSDEAEPVNIGNPDELSIKAFAEEVVALTGSDSAITYQPLPADDPQVRQPDITKAREVLGWSPQVDRADGLRRTLDYFREAVAEQATA; this is encoded by the coding sequence ATGCCCCGTACGCTCATCACCGGCGGTGCCGGCTTCCTCGGGTCCCACCTCTGCGACCGCTTCATCGCCGAGGGCCACGAGGTCGTCTGCATGGACAACTTCATCACGGGCAACCCCGACAACGTCGCCCACCTCGTCGGGCACGAGCGGTTCGAGATCGTGCGCCACGACGTGTCGACCTACGTCTACGTCGCGGGCGACCTGGACTACATCCTCCACTTCGCCAGCCCGGCCTCGCCAATCGACTACCTCAAGCTGCCGATCCAGACGCTGAAGGTCGGCGCGCTCGGGACCCACAACCTGCTCGGCCTCGCCAAGGCGAAGGCGGCGCGTTTCCTGCTCGCGTCCACGAGCGAAGTCTACGGCGACCCCGAGGTGCACCCGCAGCAGGAGACCTACTGGGGCAACGTCAACCCGGTCGGCTTCCGCGGGGTCTACGACGAGGCCAAGCGCTTCGCTGAGGCCATGACGATGGCCTACCACCGGGTCCACGGGGTCGAGACGCGGATCGTCCGCATCTTCAACACCTACGGCCCGAGGATGCGCCTCGACGACGGGCGGGCCTTGCCGGCCTTCATGGGCCAGGCCCTGCGCGGCGAGCCGATCACCGTCTTCGGCGACGGCAGCCAGACGCGGTCCTTCCAGTTCGTGGACGACCTGGTCGAGGGCATCCACCGGCTCCTGATGTCCGACGAGGCGGAGCCGGTCAACATCGGCAACCCGGACGAGTTGTCGATCAAGGCGTTCGCCGAAGAAGTCGTGGCGCTCACCGGCTCGGACTCGGCGATCACCTACCAGCCGCTCCCGGCCGACGACCCCCAGGTCCGGCAGCCCGACATCACGAAGGCCCGCGAGGTCCTCGGCTGGTCGCCCCAGGTGGACCGTGCCGACGGGCTGCGCCGCACGCTCGACTACTTCCGCGAGGCGGTCGCCGAGCAGGCCACGGCCTGA
- a CDS encoding ribbon-helix-helix domain-containing protein, producing the protein MTSAVTVRLDQDLEQLLDDVTRRSGRSRSEVVRDALRRQLALLAFEGLREQVMPFAEARGYLTDEDVFRDVS; encoded by the coding sequence ATGACTTCAGCCGTCACCGTCCGCCTCGACCAGGACCTCGAACAACTTCTCGACGATGTCACCCGGCGTTCGGGGCGGAGCCGGAGCGAAGTGGTCCGCGACGCCCTCCGGCGGCAGCTTGCGCTCCTGGCGTTCGAGGGACTGCGCGAGCAGGTGATGCCGTTCGCCGAGGCGCGCGGCTACCTGACCGACGAGGATGTCTTTCGCGATGTCTCGTGA